The nucleotide window CATTAGAATTATTGAGTTCTctttcatatatttcttcaATAACAGATAAAATTGTTGAATCAGGAGGTATACCTGTACttatagaattaataaatagtGGGCTACAACAATATGATAGTAATCCTGATAAAATCGCAAGATTAGTAGCTGGGGCATCAAGAATGCTTGGAAGAATATCAAATAACCCTTCACATGCTGGAGTTGTATATGAATATGGAGGAATTGCTACACTTTGTACTGCATTGTCATATTTTCCAAATGATGCAGATTGCGTTAGTGCTATTTGCATTGCATTAATCCCATTTGTATCCCGATCAAATTATgctaatgaaataaataattatttattgtttgCATCTTTATTTCCTATTTTATATGCCTCTGTTGAATCACTAGACTTAGCAAAAGCAAGTATGGCTTGTGTTGCATCAGCATCTATGATTAATGAATTTCATGAGCAAATGGTAAATAATCAAGTAATTGAAATCTTATCAACATGCATCCAGTATCATTTAACAGACAGTGATTATCTTTCTAATGTATTCAGTGTTTATTTTAGATTATCTGatcatataaaaacaatagaACCAATCAATCAGTATGGTGGTATAAGTGGTATCGCTAATGCTTTATCTGCAGTTAGTACTGATAGCTCTATATCAGAAACTGGTttgaaattattaaataaaatgttaacaGCTTCTGATGCTTTAACTTATTTAAGCAATCCGCAAATAGTTGATTCCGTTTTAACAGTTATgttagaaaatgaaaataaagaagttATTATTCAAGAGGGTACAAAAATTATGGAAAATTTAGCTACTGAAAGTGATTGCCAAAGACATATTTCTAATCTTGAatcaattataaatttaGCTCAATCGAATCCAGATCGTGCTTATAAAACTTTAGCTGCTATTTCAGGTTTGTCGAGAATACAATCGTTGAAATTGATGTTGGAATCCAAAGGAGCCGATTCTTCTATATATAACGGTATGAAGACGTGGATCGAATCCCCAAAATTTAATGAACaaacaaaattaattaaagctgctttaaaaacaataaagaTACTAAAGTTGAATGTATTAAATAAGGTACATGAAGTTATAGCATCAATAGTTGAATTAATGTGTGTTCCACAAGTAAAAAGATTAGCAGAAGGAGATGGACCagatgataatattttaatcaCATCTGCTGaatgtataaattatttaacagAAGTGAACAAAATTAGTACTAAAGAAATTGTTGAATCAAGTTTAGAAAGTATATTtaaaatgatgaagaaatATTCTGAATCTCGTTTAACtcaaacaaatttattatcaGCTATAAATAACATCTTATTAAGTAGTAATATGATATGTGCAGAAGTTTTAGTTAATAAAGGGTATGTAAAACAAATTGTtacatatattcataaaGTTCCTATGTATGTTGATGTACAAATAATTGGTTTTAGTGTTTTAGCAAATATgctaaaaattaatagtgattcgCTAGATGCCATAAAAAAAGCTAATACATTAATCCCATTACAAAATGCATTAAGAACACATGTAAAAAACACGAAATTAAAAACAACATGTGCACCATTATTAGCTGTTTTAATGCCATTAGACACATTAACACGAGAAATAGAAGAATTATTAAGATTGTGTAACAAGTCCATACAAGCAAATAATCTTCCGCAATTACACGAATATTTAGTTTCATTAAATGAATTGTTATTAACGGCTGAATCAAGTAAAATATCTGCTCGTTGTAATATAGGACAAACCCTTAACAATATTGTTGAATGGTTAAAAAACAACCCAGattcttataaaaataataatgcaaaAGATTATAGTATTACTGGTAGAAGTTTATATGATGCTACTATATCAGAGGTTGCTCATGTGTGCAGTAATGTATCTCAATCAAGAATTGGTATTGTTCATTTAACAAAAAGCAATATGGCTTCGTCTTTAATGCACTTATATAATCTTTTAAAACTACCTGGAGATGAATATACAGAAGAAGCAGTTGCGAATATTTTAGAATCTTTaagtttattattaaaacatgatataataaatactGATATAGCAATTGATTTAGGATTAATAGAAAAACTGTGTACTGGAATAAATCATTTTTCAGAATCCGATACTGTAATAAAAAGTACATTTAGTTGTTTAGCGTGTATATGTACAACTAATAAACGTATAAACCAACTAATTACACATCCTGAATACGATAAGCTTATTTCTGTGATTGTAAATTTAATTGGAAattcagaaaaaaataaggatTCTAGAAAAAATGCAATAAAGGctttatatgaattattaaaaatagaaaaagaagaaatcTCTGTTAACATATCTACCAAAACACCAATTGTTGATaacttatttaaaataatgggAGAATATCAAATGGACTTACCAATAATCCAAGACAGTTCGAAATGCTTAGCAACTATAGCAGAGCATGTTACTATTGAAGAAAAGATGAAAATCGATAAATATTCGgctatgaaaatattaatagaaTGCTTaggaaagaataaaaatgatgaatcAACTGCACAAGAAATAATGTCAGTATTAGTTAAATTGTGCAATAATAACGATAAGCCTCAATTTAAAGAATTAGGTGCTATTGATATAATTTCTGATGTTACTATGATACATggtaaaaatgaagaaatatcCAGATTGGGTGGTATATTGTTTTCATATATGGGTGCAGATGAACAAGTAAAgaaattaatgaaaatgatattaaGCGTTAAAGATAGTGATGCTGATGCAGTTcaaaaaattgataatttGTCTGGAAAATTAGAATTGTTTTTAAGAGCTCCATTAGAAAACCCTCTAGATGCGTTACAATATACAGATGCTACATTACAGAAATTAAATGCGTATGTGGGTTCTAATTTAGAAAATGTTTCATTACAAACAAATATTGCATTAGTTAATAAAAGATTAGTAGATCGTGTAAAATATGATTTTGAAGATCAACTAGGTGCATGGGCTGTTGCATCTGCTGGAATATTAAATCAATATACAGATATGATTACTAATAAAGTAGGATTAAAACATGATAAAACAGTAGCACCTATTTATTCAGTATTATCAGGGTGTTATCTTAATCCATATACAAAACAATTGATAACAGATAATTTATCCCCGATATTAGTTAGTACCTACCAAATATTAGaagacaataaaaataagccATCTGTTGTACAAAGTGTTTTtgaattattagaacaaataGCTTCTGATGAAGAAGGCTCTAAATTGATGCATATGAAATGGAATGGTTCCAAAGGAAATATAGTAGACCAGACATTATCTATTATGAATATTAATAAGTCAAATGATGCTGTATTTATAGCTGGTACTAGATTAATGGGAGCATTAGCAGACACAGCAAATACATCTGGATATATTAACGATATGGATGTTCCTCGTATAGTTGAATCATGTGAGTTATTAGTAAATGTTGGTTCAAGTAAAGATAGAATATTAGAATTTATAAGTTTAATCGACAAAATGATATTATCTAATTTATTAGATGAAAAAATAGCATCTGAcgcattaaaaaaaattagtagCTTAGTATCTGAAGAGCATTTATCTAATTATCCCGAACAAGATAGAACAAACATCATAAAAGCATATGCTAACTTATTAAAAGATGCTGCATCTACTGGATTATTTGCACATGTCCGACAAGCAAACAAATTAGAagcaataaataatttagaaaaacTAATCGAATATGAACAGAATGAAGAAGTGAAATTAGCAATTTTAGAAGCAATATCTGAAATATCTGCATGTGACCCATTTGCAGCTTCTAAATTATTAGTATCATTATTACCatctattttaaaaaatgattatcacgatatattgaataataaaaatatagcaGATGCATTTTTACAAATGTTAGAAAAATTAGTACAAAATGAAGGTATTGGAAGACAATTATCTACAAACAATgaattgtataaaatattaagtgAATTAGAAGAATCGGTTGAAAAAAATAGAGGAGAACTAGGTGATgattttgttaataatacaaaattaaGAATAACTAATATACTCAATGCTATAGAAGATGACAAACCAAAAGAGAAAACATGTAAAGATGTATTTGATACATTTacagaatataaaaataaagaaatgtcAATAAGTGTTCTTGACGAACCTTCAATAAATGATGACATAAATTTTCTTTTAGACAGATTAAGAATATATAACAAGGATAACTTATCACATACTACAGAAAGAGGAGTAGATAATTCATATGGTTTTATGTCAATAGAACTATTATGTGAAAATCAAGATAATGTTCaagaattaattaaaaaagaatTTCATATTAGTGCATTCCATTCTCTTGTTAAACAACCCGAAGAACATGTAAAACATTATGCATGCCGCTCTTTATGTGCCTTTACAAAAGATCCTTTAGGTCTACAACGAGTGATTGCTGATATAAAAGATTATCCTAATGTAATAAGTACATCTGTTGGAGATTTGGCTGCAAATAATACATTAGAAAAAGCAGAAAAAGAAGATTTCTTAATAAATCGTGTATTATTAATTGATAGAACTGCCCataatagaaatatatataacaatacTAATGCTGTTCGCCATTTAATTGAAATATGGAATCAATATGATCAGGGTTATTTTTCCGTTTTATTACTACGTCATGTTTTTCGTGCTATGAGAAAAATAGTATCTGATTTCCATGTTCAAACATTATTAGATGCAAATATATTAGTTagattaattaatattataaatagttTAGAAACGgacaaaatattatatccAGATGTCTTATTTTTAATTGGAAGTTTAGCTATAgttaaagaaataaaaacacAAATTGGAGAATTAAAGGGTATTCATGCATgtgtttctttattattaagatatataaatgtagAAGGTATGGAACCAACTATAACAAATTGTTGTTTGGCATTAGCTAATATGTGTATTGATCATAAAGCAAATAGCagtatattttcttctttaaaGGGTCCAGATATTAATGTTAGAATTTTAAAAGAATATAGATCGAATTTCGATGTAGTAAATGGTGGGTCTGTTTTACtttgtaatatattatttcgaAATGAAGAAATGAAGAAGACATATGGTGGTAATGGTGCACCAGGAGAATTAGTAGAATGTCTAAGAAGTTATGATGGTAGTGATAATAAGAATGCTGTTAGATGTATTGAAAGTATATTTAAAGCGATATCTAATTTATCTTTATATACTgcaaatataaaacaatttttagATACACAAATAGAAGTTTCTTATCAATCATGGCTTAACAAATTAAATGAATCATTTCCAGATGCAGAATTAGAAACAGGTTTACGTACATTATCTAATTTAGTTATGGAAAATGAAGAATTAAATATGAGAAAATTCGGAGTTACTTTAATACCTGTATTAAAtgtattaaaacaaaatagaGAAAATTCAAAAGtcatatttttcttattagATATATTATGTTCTTTATGCCGACTTAATGAAAATGCAAAAGCATTTGCAGAAAATGGTGGTATCGAAACAACAATTAATGCAATACAATTATATGATTATGATGTTAGTTTATTAACATTAGCTATTCATTTATTGAGTAATCAATGTAAAATAGAATCAAGTTTACCATTATTAATTAAAGCAGATGCATTTAGTATATTAATTAGTTGTATGGAAGCAGAAACAGAAGAATTTGAAATAACAGAATTAGTAGTATCATCATTAAGATGTACACGACGTTTAATACAATCAGAAGAGCTAGCATATGAATTTTGTAATTGTGGTGGAATACCTACTATAGCAAATTTGATATCTAAATCTGTTAAAAAGTCAATTGTAGTTTTAGAAGCATTAcgtatattattatgtgtattatattatacaaaaaatgtcGAAGGTGTAGTTAATGAATATTCTGAAGAAGACGAAGAATTATTCAATGCTAGATTAGGAGGATGGTATAATATAAGTATGGATAAAGAAATGATAGATGTAATATTACAATCTGTTTTAACATGTTCAAATGATGAGAATCATCAAAAACAATTGAGATTACAAAAAGTATCTCTTGGTTTATTAGCTTATTTTGCATATCATAGATTAGGTATTATTTCTATGACTGCATCTGGTTTTGATATTCTGGctaaaaacaatttaaatcattttgGTGGTGATATGGTAATTATGCAATTGTTGGCTATATGTATAGATAACATTGCGATAAATTCTGCAGAAATATACGATATGACAATTACGAGAGATattgtaaaattatttaaatcatcTATATCTAAAatccaaaataaaaaagatcaTAAGCAAATTGTACAAAGTATTGAAAAAACATTAGAAGCAATGGGTTCAGATGGAGATCCTTTAGATACATTTAAAGATACTATATTAACTTTTGATTTTAGTTTATCAGAATTTGATAAAGATCCATATGTTAATGGTGTTCACGATTTACCTCAAAATGTTAAAGAAGCGTTGAGAACAGGTGGtcaatataaaatataccaTAAAAGCGATAAAAGAACATTGTTCAAATGGAAAGCTAGTCAAGATTTAGGAACCTTAGAATGGACAGTAGGAGATAATTTAGATcgtatatttaaaatatcgGTAGTacgtattaaaaatatatccaaAGGATTAGTACATCCTTTGTTAAAAGCGGCTAATAAATATGAGCCTAGAAAAGTCAATTCAAAAGTTGTATTATGCGTTTATGGACCCCCTACTGAAGATTTTCCAGAGGGCCTAGAGTTAccaattaaaacaaaatcaAACAAAGAAAGAGATGCATTCGCCGATCTATTAATTCTTTGGCGTGATGCTGCTAGTTATAACTATTAATCGtatgaaaaagaaatatttatacaCACATGACGTTCAAAAGGAAAAATTATCCTTCATATCGAAAACGtccatatgtatatatatgtttgtgtattttttcttttgaaAACATGAAAAACATTTATAAAGCATGATTACAgttgaatttttttaaattcaatgTGTACATATGCTGCTTGTGTACTTTAGttactttttatatatgtgattatttattcatttattttccttttgtATTTTTGCCGCTTTCACAAACAAGTGAAACCTCGTTTTAAAAAGAGTGTAACAATACTCTtctcattttatttaattatttaaccTCACTAAAAGACAGAACACTTATATGTATAACAGATATTCAAAGTTGAACTTATTTTGATGGTATAATTGCGATTAAAAAATTGacgattattttttttaaaagcttaaaattttatcaatgaaaatgaagattTCGTTACATTtgatatacatacatatattcaTGCATGTACATCATTGTTTTGAGGCACGCTAAAAAGGCACTTTTAgtaaatattcatatatagtaaaataatGTAATTGTACATATAGGCATAGTCAttaatttatctttttaatgaaattaatcaaaaaaaatgagaaaaaaatatgtgtacattataataatggTATTCGCTAAAAATAAGAGCCATATAGCAAGCCCTAATTTTAGTCTTTATTAT belongs to Plasmodium yoelii strain 17X genome assembly, chromosome: 11 and includes:
- a CDS encoding glideosome-associated connector, putative, producing the protein MPRIQVRMGCDPGVSTAVSSIVQHQNFKRMLMFGLRSLSDFCNPTSKAYKENAYDALNRDAIPSINKAVNNYKDDDDILYCSSKVLFAMSDYCCSEKDNEALKKLVSDGGVNAITEIIKTIPKDQDTLKNCMLFIQNMKDISSQIDGELSVALLNVFTSDTYTTKLGSSIISALSVVSKSPSGSEALNGENAHHKLIDHCLSIQNINDETAEIIEGAFDVIKNLLSNGYVVPTIIEKSVVILDKFKAYPRVVSKGSDTMKSAVGPEQLTDCLNILKKEQQGSKEHDSALELLSSLSYISSITDKIVESGGIPVLIELINSGLQQYDSNPDKIARLVAGASRMLGRISNNPSHAGVVYEYGGIATLCTALSYFPNDADCVSAICIALIPFVSRSNYANEINNYLLFASLFPILYASVESLDLAKASMACVASASMINEFHEQMVNNQVIEILSTCIQYHLTDSDYLSNVFSVYFRLSDHIKTIEPINQYGGISGIANALSAVSTDSSISETGLKLLNKMLTASDALTYLSNPQIVDSVLTVMLENENKEVIIQEGTKIMENLATESDCQRHISNLESIINLAQSNPDRAYKTLAAISGLSRIQSLKLMLESKGADSSIYNGMKTWIESPKFNEQTKLIKAALKTIKILKLNVLNKVHEVIASIVELMCVPQVKRLAEGDGPDDNILITSAECINYLTEVNKISTKEIVESSLESIFKMMKKYSESRLTQTNLLSAINNILLSSNMICAEVLVNKGYVKQIVTYIHKVPMYVDVQIIGFSVLANMLKINSDSLDAIKKANTLIPLQNALRTHVKNTKLKTTCAPLLAVLMPLDTLTREIEELLRLCNKSIQANNLPQLHEYLVSLNELLLTAESSKISARCNIGQTLNNIVEWLKNNPDSYKNNNAKDYSITGRSLYDATISEVAHVCSNVSQSRIGIVHLTKSNMASSLMHLYNLLKLPGDEYTEEAVANILESLSLLLKHDIINTDIAIDLGLIEKLCTGINHFSESDTVIKSTFSCLACICTTNKRINQLITHPEYDKLISVIVNLIGNSEKNKDSRKNAIKALYELLKIEKEEISVNISTKTPIVDNLFKIMGEYQMDLPIIQDSSKCLATIAEHVTIEEKMKIDKYSAMKILIECLGKNKNDESTAQEIMSVLVKLCNNNDKPQFKELGAIDIISDVTMIHGKNEEISRLGGILFSYMGADEQVKKLMKMILSVKDSDADAVQKIDNLSGKLELFLRAPLENPLDALQYTDATLQKLNAYVGSNLENVSLQTNIALVNKRLVDRVKYDFEDQLGAWAVASAGILNQYTDMITNKVGLKHDKTVAPIYSVLSGCYLNPYTKQLITDNLSPILVSTYQILEDNKNKPSVVQSVFELLEQIASDEEGSKLMHMKWNGSKGNIVDQTLSIMNINKSNDAVFIAGTRLMGALADTANTSGYINDMDVPRIVESCELLVNVGSSKDRILEFISLIDKMILSNLLDEKIASDALKKISSLVSEEHLSNYPEQDRTNIIKAYANLLKDAASTGLFAHVRQANKLEAINNLEKLIEYEQNEEVKLAILEAISEISACDPFAASKLLVSLLPSILKNDYHDILNNKNIADAFLQMLEKLVQNEGIGRQLSTNNELYKILSELEESVEKNRGELGDDFVNNTKLRITNILNAIEDDKPKEKTCKDVFDTFTEYKNKEMSISVLDEPSINDDINFLLDRLRIYNKDNLSHTTERGVDNSYGFMSIELLCENQDNVQELIKKEFHISAFHSLVKQPEEHVKHYACRSLCAFTKDPLGLQRVIADIKDYPNVISTSVGDLAANNTLEKAEKEDFLINRVLLIDRTAHNRNIYNNTNAVRHLIEIWNQYDQGYFSVLLLRHVFRAMRKIVSDFHVQTLLDANILVRLINIINSLETDKILYPDVLFLIGSLAIVKEIKTQIGELKGIHACVSLLLRYINVEGMEPTITNCCLALANMCIDHKANSSIFSSLKGPDINVRILKEYRSNFDVVNGGSVLLCNILFRNEEMKKTYGGNGAPGELVECLRSYDGSDNKNAVRCIESIFKAISNLSLYTANIKQFLDTQIEVSYQSWLNKLNESFPDAELETGLRTLSNLVMENEELNMRKFGVTLIPVLNVLKQNRENSKVIFFLLDILCSLCRLNENAKAFAENGGIETTINAIQLYDYDVSLLTLAIHLLSNQCKIESSLPLLIKADAFSILISCMEAETEEFEITELVVSSLRCTRRLIQSEELAYEFCNCGGIPTIANLISKSVKKSIVVLEALRILLCVLYYTKNVEGVVNEYSEEDEELFNARLGGWYNISMDKEMIDVILQSVLTCSNDENHQKQLRLQKVSLGLLAYFAYHRLGIISMTASGFDILAKNNLNHFGGDMVIMQLLAICIDNIAINSAEIYDMTITRDIVKLFKSSISKIQNKKDHKQIVQSIEKTLEAMGSDGDPLDTFKDTILTFDFSLSEFDKDPYVNGVHDLPQNVKEALRTGGQYKIYHKSDKRTLFKWKASQDLGTLEWTVGDNLDRIFKISVVRIKNISKGLVHPLLKAANKYEPRKVNSKVVLCVYGPPTEDFPEGLELPIKTKSNKERDAFADLLILWRDAASYNY